Part of the Scyliorhinus torazame isolate Kashiwa2021f chromosome 20, sScyTor2.1, whole genome shotgun sequence genome, GCTTGTTAAATTTCTATCATCCACTGACAAGAACACCCATGTCCCTCCGAAAGTAAACATTTCCAGTCTCTGACCACCCAAAGTGGATAACTTGACACTTCCCCCtctcgtattccatctgccaagttcttGTCCACACACCCAATCAATTTGTCAACCTCCCCAGCCTCTTTTGGCAGGTACTGTTGACGAAGCCTTGGCAAGTGAACAGGATATCGGCTCCGAAACCAACAGGGTACCGGGGTGTCTGCTTTCTACTGAAAAAGGCCTGCATTTCTCTCGCacctgtcccaaagcactttatagccaattaagtTCTCATTGAGGGtctatcactgttgtaatgtggggaaTAGAGAGTCAATATCGTAATGACCAGATGATCAGGTTGTAgtgatagaacatcgaacatacaatgcaggaggccgccattcggcccatcgagtctgcaccgacccacttaagccctcacttccaccctatccccgtaacccaataacccctcctaacctttttggacactaagggcaacttagcgtggccaatccacctaacccgcacatctttggactgtgagaggaaaccggagaacccggaggaaacccacgcagacacggggaggacatgcagactccgcacagacagtgacccaagccgggaattgaacctgggaccctggagctgtgaggcagcagtgctaaccactgtgccgcccattttgaCCATAGGatagtgtatatatatatatatatctgacattgCACACAAGGCTGATAAGACagtttctctgacagtgcagcacatctacAGTACTGCACTGGGGGGTATATTTGCCTTCATTATGTGTTCAGAATCTCAGACTTGATATCACTATCTTTTGACTCAAGGGTGAGAGGGTGAAACATTGAGCCAAAGGCAACAGGTAATGGAGTGAATTGACCCAGTgaggaacataggacttaggagcgGCATCGCATCATTCAGCCCttggtgcctgctccaccattcaataagatcatggcttttCTGGCTGTAGTCTCAAATCCACTTTGCCGGCTGTCCCCCATGACCCTCGACTCCCTTTGTCTTTCAAAAATGTTTCTCACTAAGCCTTGAATGAATTCAGTCACCCAGCCTCCATTGCTTTCTCGGGAAGAGAATCTCACCGACTAATACCCCTCAGAGATAAAAAATATCTCCACCCTTCtgtcttaaactgtgtcccctcgtTCTCGCCACCCCACAAGAGGACACATCCTCCCAGGATACACTTTCACAATCACCCCAGGGGCTTCCAAGTTTCAACATTATCAGCTCAAATTCTTCCAAACTCCATTGGGTGCTGGCCCAACCGACTCAACCTTTCTTCCGAAAATGAGCCCTTCACAGTGAACTCTCTCCTTCTGCACTCTCACTTTCACCAAGGGCGAGGAGCTCATTGTCGacctttctgctcctatgtcttatggtcttataggagaatggggatgagaaaatattagccatgattgaatggcggagcagactcgatgggccgagtggcctaattctgctcctatgtcttaggtcTTAGTACTGAGACAATTTGTTCAGTTGCTCCTCACGCCTCTGCACTAACCACCTACCCTTTGGGGCAATAAAACAATGTAAAGGGGGACTTCCACTATCATATTGCAATATGCTGCCACCTTCACAGAACGTGGCGCAGGTCAGTAACGGTCGGTAACGGAACAGGCGGTTCACTGCCAGTCGCACAAACACAAACAAAGACAAGGATAACTCACCAATCCTGTCAGCTTAAGTGAGAGTCTGCGTGGAGAGCGAATCTAGCACGTGGACATGTcacccaatccactaacctgctccACACTTGAATCAATTgggattactctctctctctgtccctatccaaGTCAGAAGGTATTGGGTTAAAACTAGATCACATGGAATATACACTAACGGCTATATAAACGGAATGATACAattttaaagggggtgcaggaacagtGAAACCAAAGCGGGGTGGGACAGCTGGTACCTCTACTCAAATCTTCGAAGGTAACACATTGAACAGCTGTTAACAAAAATAAGTTCATGGATTCCATAAATTGAGGCACAGAGCACCCCGGGTTCGATCCATTCgaatatgtggagtttgcatattctccccgtgtctgcttgggtctcaaccccacaacccaaagatgtgccgggtaggtggattggccacgctaaattgccccttaattggggggaaaaaaaggaattgggtacgctaaatttaaacaAAGAGGCGGCACAGAGCACAAGAGCAAGGGCTTTATGCTAAACCTCGCGAGTGAACAATTAGGCCACCATTCCAGGAACAATGTCAACACcatggggagggtgggaggagatAGACTCAAACCACAGGAGGTCCTTGAGGTTTGGAGAGAGACGAGAGTGGCCAAGATTTTTCTCCGAGAAAGTTTATGGGAGATTTAATAGAGTTGTTTAAAATCGAGAAGGGCAGTTAGGAAGAGACTGTTTGCAGCAGTGTCTGTGAGCAGGAGGCAAGTATTTAACACAATTGGCAAAGTTAGAGGAAGTTcggataatccccccccccccgatttggaatgcactgcttggcagAAAATTTACCAATTATTTTCAAAACAGAACTGGATTAAAAACTTGACGGAGCAAAATTTACAGAACCGTGAACGAACAACAGAGGCAAGTGACATGAATAAAGATCGTTCTCCCAAACTCTGGCAAAGTCTCCATGGTGTCCATGGTCTCCTCCTGCTGTTCCTTAAGATCCTCTGACAATGAAGGGGAAAACTTGCAGTTTGGATTCTCAGTTTTCAAACGGAGTTTTGGGGAACTGTTCTGGCACAAATCCTGGAACTTTCTGTCTTCAGCTGCCACATGCTGCTTGTTAATAATCACAAGCTGCAGAGCTGAGGGAGCCCTTTAACCCTGTGCCTGCTGGTGCACATTGCTCGACAATGcagcctacaccccctccctatccctgtaacctcctccagaccctacccgccctatctctgcccctacaaccctccctatctgtgtaacctcctccagcccctacaaccctccctatctccgtaacctcctccagtcccttcaaccctccctatctccgtaacctcctccagtcccttcaaccctccctatctgtgtaacctcctccagcccctacaaccctccctatctgtgtaacctcctccagcccctacaaccctccctatctccgtaacctcctccagtcccttcaaccctcccttgtCTGTCACCTCCAGCCCAAGCAACTGTGCAAAATCTGTGTAGCATCTCTAGTCCCTGCACCCACCCCTCTGAAATCTCTGCGTTTCTCCAATTCTGGCCAGATTTTAATTGCTCTTCCTCTGGTACcattgtgccttcagctgcctgggtacCCAGCTCTTAAAACCCTTCCTGAAACACTTCAACTCTCTGCTCCTTTAAGGACATGCCTTAAAACCGTCTTCTGTAACCAAGCTTGTTATTTATTTTAAAacaattttccaattaaagggcaatttagcgtggagaatccacctaccctgcacatctttgggttgtgggggtgagacccccgcagacgcggggagaatgtgcaaactccacacggacagtggcccggggccgagatcgaccccagttctcggcgccgtgaggcagcagtgctaaccactgtgccgcatgctgCCCTTTCCGTAACCAAGCTTTTGATCAGCTGCCCTGGAATCTCTGTCAATTGATGTAGATTTGTTTGAACATACTTCTGGGACATTTTATTCATGAAACCACTGTATAAATGCAACCTGTTGTGTTACTTACAGAGGAAGTGATCCAGGAAAGgagagactctgtgtgtctgtgatatatttttattcaaaataaTGGGCGATTTACACAAATACTCGATTCATGAATAGTACACATTGTTGACAGTCTGATGGAGACACATCCCTGGTACATGGGGATGAGGCTCTGGTACGCAATTCAGCTCGGGTGTGCAGCCTTGGCATGTAGCTCAGGAACAAAAACCCAGATACACAGAGTTCAGGGATGCATCCCTGGACACTGGTACACAACCCAGGTGTACAGTTCTGGCGTGCAGCTGAGATACGGAGGACAGAAGCAGACAGATCCACCCACAGGCTGCAGCCTGTGACTTGTCCACACTCAGATCCACCTGCTCCAGCAGGTTGGGACCATCTGTGCCTTCCTGGTATTCCGATTCCTGCTCAGGATAATGCAGTTTGAAtccgcactgccccctccccaccactcccccttcCCAGAAAGTCAGCACTTTGCTCCCCACGCCCCCGCATCCTCCGACAGGCCTCAGCAGTGATGGCTTCGTCCTCCCGCTGTTTGACTTGGGCCTACCTCTGCTCTGTAGCTGGTCCAGCAGAGTCAGGCTGCTCCAGACCTTCACTGAAGGTCAGCGAGTGAGGACGGAACATTGTTTTCTATATTCCTTTGGGGGATGTTGGTCGCTGGCTGGGCCTACCCAGCCTATCACTAATTGCCTAGGTCGGCCATTTTCAACGGGCAtttcagagccaaccacattgctgtgggtctggagtcacaggtaggccacaccaggtaaggacggcagatttccttccctaatggagatcagtgaggtttttatgacaattaacaatggtttcattgtgATAATTatactttttatttcagatttttattgaattcaaatttcaccatctgctttcAGCAGAGCTTtctttactctgggtctctggataacgagtctagtgacaataccattaagCCAGAGCCTCTCCATAACTGGGAACATGCAGGAGCAGTGGAGTGGGCTTTAATCTCACTGTGACGGGCTTTCTGTCCACCCTCCTTCCCAGATCTCCAAGGTACGATTCCAGAGGCAAGAGGATCATGCCTCAATTTGGGAAGAGCTTTGTATTTCTTAATTCCGCCCCTCCCCAAGTCCCCCAGTGACCCAGGCACTGAGCCCCGGCTCCCACTCTGCAAGGATTTACACTCGGATTTGGGAATGCCACCAGCTGACCCATTCCAATAAGCATATTGAGAACAAACTGAGGGACGAGGAGCAGTGCATAGATTATTGCAACTGGAGAGATCACTGCTTATGGGAGGCAAAAtgcttgagggagagagagagcaagggctgagacagagatagagagagagaaagacagacagagagagacagagagcaagcgagagacaagagacacagacagagagggagacagagatatgagagacagacggagagacagacggagagacagagagagggagacataagCAGAGAGAGGACTCGGGCCTAGTTTACTGAGATGGGGATTCTCAATCCGATGGTGGAAGGTTATACCGGTTGCACATAGTTCCCGGGGAATGTTCCAAAATTGTTGGTTCGTCGAGATGTGCCTGCACAGGAGAGACAGAATAGCTGAGTGAACAAGTGGTCTCTATTATGTTGTTTAAACGATGTACGAGAGCTTAATTTACCCTGATGTTGAGGAGGTGCCTTACCTACAAACCATCCATCATCACATTTCTCCATCACATCCACAAGATCACCTTCGGTCAACTCCAATTCATCCCTATTGACAGGATGGTAGTTATACAGTGCCCTGTACCTGAAACACAGACACCATTCAGTGGGAACACGTCAGAAAACGAAATATCCATCCATATAGAAATCAGAAACTCGATCCTCAGGGAATGGGCACTCCCTCAAGACCGGGAAGCCAGCCCATGCATTGGACCCAAATATCAGAACGAGCTCCTTCTCCCAGACCCTCAGGAATGGGATCCAGATCCTCCCTCGGACTCTGGAATGGGATTCAGGTCTTCCTCCCAGACTCTCTGGAATAGGAACCGGCTCTTCCTCCCAGACCCTCAGGAATGGGAtcaaccccctcctcccttcaGGTTTACAGCAATGGGATCGAACTTCTGCCCCCAATATTTGCTCCCACTTTCACTTGACTGGGATCTGATTGTTGTGACTGTCATCACCTTGACCGTTGACTCTGATCTTCCCAGGAATGTTCCCTTGTCTCGAGCGAAGGAGTAAATACTCTGGGTGCAGACGGACAGGATATGGATAAGCTGAGTGCTCCCGACTTCCCCATCTTACCCTGGCCTCACCCCCTTGTGTCTCAGGTGAATGAAACTGCTACTCACGGGTTCCAGCCAGCACCAAGCGCGACGCTTGAAGCTACCGTGTGCGATCCTGCTGGCTGCCTGTAAATTCTGCCTGATTGTAGGCTGGGCTCAGAGGTCCTCTGGAACTGTCCAATGAGCAGAGAGCAAAGTTAGTTACAGGAACATGAGGAGCAGCAACAAGGTTCACACTCCGGCTCCGCGTGTCCAGAAGACTCAGCACTTGTGGGACTAAATTTATCATCGGAGCAAGTCCCTGAAAACACCCCAGTACCTCACACCCCAAATGTTCAGATATCCCAGCTCGTTCTTGCCGTTTCACCCTGAATAGTGgagtttcctacaggtgctccctGTTCAACCTCGTCTGCTGGCATTCCCACTCCGCAGCCGACGCAACTTGGGAACCCCGGTGGAGACGCGTCTGTGTGTGAATCCTTCCCCTTTCCCAGAGTGATTCTCGGATGGAGGGTGATTCTGTTTTGAAAGAGATTCAGGGATTGCTGGGCTGCCTATCACTCCTGTCACCCGGAGGAGTCTGTGTTTGACAGATCCACCTGGAGTGGAGGAGGCTGCGGGAGTGGAGGAGGCTGCGGGAGTGGAGGAGGCTGCGGGAGTGGAGGAGGCTGCGGGAGTGGAGGAGGCTGCGGGAGTGGAGGAGGCTGCGGGAGTGGAGGAGGCTGCGGGAGTGGAGGAGGCTGCGGGAGTGGAGGAGGCTGCGGGAGTGGAGGAGGCTGCGGGAGTGGAGGAGGCTGCGGGAGTGGAGGAGGCTGCGGGAGTGGAGGAGGCTGCGGGAGTGGAGGAGGCTGCGGGAGTGGAGGAGGCTGCGGGAGTGGAGGAGGCTGCGGGAGTGGAGGAGGCTGCGGGAGTGGAGGAGTCTGACCCTTCCTGGTGGGATTGTTCCTGTCTCAAGCCAAGGTAACTGTGAACAGATGCAGGCACTGTGAAAGCCCAGTTTCTTCCCTCAGGAACACAGTGGAAGGGAAATGTCTGTACCTCATTCTGCAATGGGAAATCATCATGAGATTCCTTTCACTGTACTTCCTGCTCCTTGTTGAAGATTCCAGAATAAACTCAGCTcatttcttttgtttaaattctCAGGTTGTGGGTATCGCTGAATGTCCCGAATTCCCCCTGAGGTGTGGTGGGTGTTATTGGGAATTAATTGTTTTTTCTTAATGGCTCTTGGTCAAAGGGGTTCCTGACCCTCCTCCCCAGACCCTCGAGATCTTGGATTTTAAGATtcccatctttgttttcaaataccTCCATAGCCTCAGTCCTCCCTATTCTGCCGCCTCCTCCAACCTCACAACCCTTCGAGATATtcctagaattcacagtgcagaaggccacCCCACCAaagcaaagcccacacctccaacccatccccggaaccccacctaaccttttggacactcggggcagtttatcatggccaatccacctaacctgcgcatctttggactgtgggaggaaacccacgcagacacggggagaacgtgccgactcctccaattctggcctcttgtgcatccctgatttcAATTCCTCAACCAGTCCCTGGGGTCTGGGAATACCCTCCCTTAACCTCTGCAACTTTCTTTCCTCCCTAAAGACTACCTTATTGACCAAGCCTTCAGTCAACTctttctaatatctccttatgtggcactTTATTTCGTAATGTTTCCATgatggtttgctagtgtcacacgggagggtttaaactagtatggcaggggggtgggcacgggagcaataggtcagaaggtgagagcattgagggagaacgagggaatagggacagtggggctctgaggcagatgggtagagatcaggaataagaagggtgcagtcacaatgttgggggtttactacaggcctcccaacagccagcgggagatagaggagcagataggtagacagattttggaaaagagtaaaaacagggttgtggtgatgggagacttcaacttccccaatattgactgggactcacttagtgccaggggcttagacggggcggagtttgtaaggagcatccaggagggcttcttaaaacaacatgtagacagtccaactagggactggacctggtattggggaatgagcccggccaggtggtagatgtttcagtaggggagcggtagatgtttcagtaggggagcatttcggtaacagtgaccacaattcagtaagttttaaagtactggtggacaaggataagagtggtcctaggatgaatgtgctaaattgggggaaggctaattataacaatattaggcaggaactgaagaaaatagattgggggcggatgtttgagggcaaatcaacatctgacatgtgggaggctttcaagtgtcagttgaaaggaattcaggaccggcatgttcctgtgaggaagaaggataaatacggcaattttcgggaaccttggataacgagagatattgtaggcctcgtcaaaaagaaaaaggaggcatttgtcagggctaaaaggctgggaacagacgaagcctgcgatgaatataaggaaagtaggaaggaacttaagcaaggagtcaggagggctagaaggggtcacgaaaagtcattggcaaatagggttaaggaaaatcccaaggctttttacacgtacataaaaagcaagagggtagccagggaaagggttggcccactgaaggataggcaagggaatctatgtgtggagccagaggaaatgggcgaggtactaaatgaatactttgcatcagtattcaccaaagagaagaaattggtagatgttgagtctggagaagggtgtgtagatagcctgggtcacattgagatccaaaaagacgaggtgttgggtgtcttaaaaaatattaaggtagataagtccccagggcctgatgggatctaccctagaatactaaaggaggctggagaggaaattgctgaggccttgacagaaatctttggatcctcactgtcttcaggggatgtcccggaggactggagaatagccaatgttgttcctctgtttaagaagggtagcaaggataatccagggaactacaggccagtgagccttacttcagtggtagggaaattactggagagaattcttcgagacaggatctactcccatttggaagcaaatggacgtattagtgagaggcagcatggttttgtgaaggggaggtcgtgtctcactaatttgatagagtttttcgaggaggtcactaaggtgatggatgcggtagggcagtggatgttgtctatatggacttcagtaaggcctttgacaaggtccctcatggtagactagtacaaaaggtgaagtcacacgggatcaggggggagctggcaaggtggatacagaactggctaggtcatagaaggcagagagtagcaaggaaaggatgcttttctaattggagggctgtgaccagtggtgttccacagggatcagtgctgggacctttgctctttgtagtatatataaatgatttggaggaaaatgtaactggtctgattagtaagtttgcagacaacacaaaggttggtggaattgcggatagcgatgaggactgtcagaggatacagcaggatttagattgtttggagacttgggcggagagatggcagatggagtttaatccggacaaatgtgaggtaatgcattttggaaggtctaatgcaggtagggaatatacagtgaatggtagaaccctcaagagtattgaaagttaaagagatctaggagtacaggtccacaggtcattgaaaggggcaacacaggtggagaaggtagtcaagaaggcatacggcatgcttgccttcattggccggggcattgagtataagaattggcaagtcatgttgcagctgtatagaaccttagttaggccacacttggagtatagtgttcaattctggtggccacactaccagaaggatgtggaggctttagagagggtgcagaagagatttaccagaatgttgcctggtatggagggcattagctatgaggagcggttgaataaactcggtttgttctcactggaacgaaggaggttgaggggagacctgatagaggtctacaaaattatgaggggcatagacagagtggatagtcagaggcttttccccagggtagaggggtcaattactagggggcataggtttaaggtgagaggggcaaggtttagagtagatgtacgaggcaagttttttacgcagagggtagtgggtgcctggaactcgctaccggaggaggtggtggaagcagggacgatagtgacatttaaggggcatcttgacaaatacatgaataggatgggaatagagggatacggacccaggaagtgtagaagattgtagtttagtcgggcagcatggtcggcacgggcttggagggccgaagggcctgttcctgtgctgtacatttctttgttctttgatgcactTTGGGATCtttcattacattaaagatgcTCTCACGATACACGGTTTGTTGTCCCTTACCGGAATGGAGGATGTCGCTGGAATGGTCACTGGGCCTcggcctcgtggagggcttggtgaCTGCAGGTCCCAGGTAACCAAACTGGCTCCGTGTTGATTGGTCGACAAAGCTGGCACTGAGTGCTGATTGGTTCTTGGTGTCAGAACTGTCGGCTGATTGGTGGATAACATTGGTACTGAGTACTGTTTGTCAGGGAGTCTCATGGATGCATCGGAGCACTCCCTCTTTGTGGAGCTTGGCAAGGTTGTGGGGTATTGCTGGGTAATGGGGGTTGGCGAGGTTGTGGGatattgctgggttatgggggttgtggggtattgctgggttatgggggttgtGGGGTATTGCTGGGTAATGGGGGTTGGCGAGGTTGTGGGatattgctgggttatgggggttgtggggtattgccgggttatGGGGGTTGTGTGgtattgctgggttatgggggttggCGAGGTTGTGGGGTATTGCTGGGTTATGGAGCTTGGCAAGGTTGTGGGATATTGCCGGGTTATGGGGGTTGGCGAGGTTGTGGGatattgctgggttatgggggttgtggggtattgctgggttatgggggttgtggggtattgctgggttatgggggttggCGAGgatgtggggtattgccgggttatGGGGGTTGTGGGGTATTGCTGGGTTATGGAGCTTGGCAAGGTTGTGGGATATTGCCGGGTTATGGGGGTTGGCGAGgttgtggggtattgccgggttatGGGGGTTGGCGAGGTTGTGGGATATTGCCGGGTTATGGGGGCTGTGGGgtattgctgggttatgggggttgtggggtattgctgggttatgggggttgtggggtattgctgggttatgggggttggCGAGGTTGTGGGgtattgctgggttatgggggttggCGAGGTTGTGGGgtattgctgggttatgggggttgtggggtattgctgggttatgggggtggaagGATTGCAGTCATATGGGGTTGGAGGACTTGATACAGATCTCGGATATGGCTGGGTTAGGGGTGTTGGTGAGGTTTTAGGGGGTTGCTGGATTGGGGGAGTGGGTGATGTATTGGGGTAGTGGTGATTTGGGGACAGGGGGATTGAACCAATGGGATATTCACCAGCATTTTTCACCTTCGGATCTTTTACCACCTGTACATAATTGGCTGGAAAGATCCCTTGTCGGTTGGTGCCTGTTATCCTTCCCTCCAACCAGTTGTCATCAACTCTTCGTATCAGTGAGATTGTTTCGCCCTGGGGCAGAAACAAACAATGAGTTGAAGAATCCTTGTACGTTGAGTTTCCAACCATGTAACCAAGATCACTGACTCCCATCTCTGTAAAGTCACCTGGCTCCAAACCTAACTCTGTTCATCTGCTGCCCAAACTATCATCCGTGCCTTTGTCACGTCCAATTTGACTACCCCAATGGTCTCGTGGATGATTCCCCATCTTCCACCCTCCACTAACTTCAGCTGATCCAAAGGTCTGCTGCTTGTCCCTATTCCAACCCACACAAAGTCTCATTCATCCATTACTGCCGCGTTTGGTGGCCGATACTGGATCACTGACATCTGCGGTTTCAAACTGTCATCCTTATCTTCAACTCCCTCCAGAGCCTccctcctcactatctctgtaatctcctgtgAAACATCAGAGCTCCTCTAATCCTGGCCTCTTTCTCAACTGTGCCTCCAGCAGTCTGGGTCCAAAGTTCTGGAATTTTCTCCTTAAATCCATCTTCACTATGCACATAATCCGAAAGAACAATGTCTTTAACTAAACCTCCTTCTATGTCTTGGTGGCAAAACTTGTTTTTTTGCTAATGGTTCTTGTGATGCAGCCTGGGAGGTAGAGTGCAAGTTGTTCTTGTAACAGTTGATGCTTCCACCGGATGTGATCAACAAATGCCCATCTTCAACTGAAAGCTGGGCTTAGCCTCAATCCAGACATTTTGGTTTCTTaaaataaattgaaagtacccaattcgtttttttccaattaaggggcaatttagcgtggccaatccacctaccctgcacatctttgggttgtgggggtgagacccacgcagacacgggg contains:
- the sorbs3 gene encoding vinexin isoform X3 — its product is MEPTDGPMYQPKIFLISKHTSVQLAEQPSGTFRKKSPPPVEDVTAPPSDSVNPPTLNDFIPSHLQNQLSTELPLTPGTAVNGWNDPFQTAPVSLINGTERLSACPAAAFPQQPSVDTGTAQDKIRARREKIWIKYDGVGPTDEVGMPIASRPSVNQPRDWYKRMFQQIHSKPTGASHSRDLPHGLTQVETPEPDLLQTDFTLSHWKELELRGVEREGHRLQAQHRSIFNYEPHDWTVREAEQQISLETELSQLEAELDSDLQKLKLRLAEREKTHQKSLGSAQLEGQPQRASAMNSPPGWDRSPVHLQTNGQRSELSSNVSAREDVSGRDYPASPSGDPWNSGNNGSSPDGRPDRVSDRSHNSETGKMKAARAKFDFQAESPKELTLQKGDVVYIHKVLDQNWLKGEHHGRLGIFPTSYVEFIPATERPTPIKNPPFQILEYGEAIAVFNFKGDLSVELSFRKGETISLIRRVDDNWLEGRITGTNRQGIFPANYVQVVKDPKVKNAGEYPIGSIPLSPNHHYPNTSPTPPIQQPPKTSPTPLTQPYPRSVSSPPTPYDCNPSTPITQQYPTTPITQQYPTTSPTPITQQYPTTSPTPITQQYPTTPITQQYPTTPITQQYPTAPITRQYPTTSPTPITRQYPTTSPTPITRQYPTTLPSSITQQYPTTPITRQYPTSSPTPITQQYPTTPITQQYPTTPITQQYPTTSPTPITRQYPTTLPSSITQQYPTTSPTPITQQYHTTPITRQYPTTPITQQYPTTSPTPITQQYPTTPITQQYPTTPITQQYPTTSPTPITQQYPTTLPSSTKRECSDASMRLPDKQYSVPMLSTNQPTVLTPRTNQHSVPALSTNQHGASLVTWDLQSPSPPRGRGPVTIPATSSIPFQRTSEPSLQSGRIYRQPAGSHTVASSVALGAGWNPYRALYNYHPVNRDELELTEGDLVDVMEKCDDGWFVGTSRRTNNFGTFPGNYVQPV
- the sorbs3 gene encoding vinexin isoform X5, which translates into the protein MKELELRGVEREGHRLQAQHRSIFNYEPHDWTVREAEQQISLETELSQLEAELDSDLQKLKLRLAEREKTHQKSLGSAQLEGQPQRASAMNSPPGWDRSPVHLQTNGQRSELSSNVSAREDVSGRDYPASPSGDPWNSGNNGSSPDGRPDRVSDRSHNSETGKMKAARAKFDFQAESPKELTLQKGDVVYIHKVLDQNWLKGEHHGRLGIFPTSYVEFIPATERPTPIKNPPFQILEYGEAIAVFNFKGDLSVELSFRKGETISLIRRVDDNWLEGRITGTNRQGIFPANYVQVVKDPKVKNAGEYPIGSIPLSPNHHYPNTSPTPPIQQPPKTSPTPLTQPYPRSVSSPPTPYDCNPSTPITQQYPTTPITQQYPTTSPTPITQQYPTTSPTPITQQYPTTPITQQYPTTPITQQYPTAPITRQYPTTSPTPITRQYPTTSPTPITRQYPTTLPSSITQQYPTTPITRQYPTSSPTPITQQYPTTPITQQYPTTPITQQYPTTSPTPITRQYPTTLPSSITQQYPTTSPTPITQQYHTTPITRQYPTTPITQQYPTTSPTPITQQYPTTPITQQYPTTPITQQYPTTSPTPITQQYPTTLPSSTKRECSDASMRLPDKQYSVPMLSTNQPTVLTPRTNQHSVPALSTNQHGASLVTWDLQSPSPPRGRGPVTIPATSSIPFQRTSEPSLQSGRIYRQPAGSHTVASSVALGAGWNPYRALYNYHPVNRDELELTEGDLVDVMEKCDDGWFVGTSRRTNNFGTFPGNYVQPV